From the genome of Pungitius pungitius chromosome 21, fPunPun2.1, whole genome shotgun sequence, one region includes:
- the si:ch73-127m5.2 gene encoding uncharacterized protein si:ch73-127m5.2: MDPSTRVLGLDSQGNMVFTMVKPVMGIYQVSSEQTGSVGAHGLQGLSENTLILPEVQGQAPLDQSQTEMHSLQPSVQMPQMQISVPVQTELVSQILDAPRDAGAGPESAARMPFAEVSSLLDPNMKGSKARKYLISYEEIKRRLQAPEKMSLRSLAAYTRVSRGPASKKTLLESLNVLGLTPSTTTSVSSSFSKLTEGDTGALCDDMKDFAHDYIDSGNMAKQLIPETNTVQHWSKIIETKNHLEDMRRCFKDPVNSGAFDNVTHGLGLGALDVALDMIVMVIEQQIRILSGAAASDPADPGPPMRRIRRRHRKARSGDSEKPRKVSAGAKDAARAPSKGKGRGRSRKKMRPEAGAAVPMETQAEQCKPDDVENNVLTLVSVGYEAVSCELNAAGTV; the protein is encoded by the exons ATGGACCCGTCCACCAGGGTTCTGGGTCTGGATTCCCAGGGCAACATGGTTTTCACTATGGTGAAACCGGTCATGGGCATCTACCAGGTGTCTTCGGAGCAAACGGGCAGTGTCGGAGCACACGGGCTCCAGGGTCTGTCCGAAAACACCTTGATCCTCCCCGAAGTGCAAGGCCAGGCGCCGCTGGACCAGAGCCAGACGGAGATGCACAGCCTCCAGCCCAGTGTCCAGATGCCCCAGATGCAGATTTCCGTCCCGGTGCAGACCGAGCTGGTGTCGCAGATCCTGGACGCGCCACGGGACGCCGGCGCCGGCCCGGAGTCCGCAGCCCGCATGCCTTTCGCCGAGGTGTCGTCACTGCTGGACCCCAACATGAAAGGATCCAAGGCGC GGAAATACCTCATCTCGTACGAGGAGATCAAGCGGCGCCTGCAGGCCCCGGAGAAGATGTCCCTGCGCTCGCTGGCGGCCTACACCCGGGTCAGCCGGGGCCCGGCCAGCAAGAAGACGCTCCTGGAGTCGCTCAACGTCCTCGGCCTCACGCCGAGCACGACCACCTCggtgtcctcctccttctccaaactCACCGAAG GCGACACCGGGGCCTTGTGTGACGACATGAAGGACTTCGCCCACGACTACATCGACTCCGGCAACATGGCCAAACAGCTCATCCCCGAGACCAACACGGTTCAACACTGGTCCAAAATCATCGAAACCAA GAACCACCTGGAGGACATGAGGAGGTGCTTCAAGGACCCGGTGAACAGCGGGGCGTTCGACAACGTCACTCACGGCCTGGGTTTGGGGGCGCTGGACGTGGCGCTGGACATGATCGTAATGGTCATCGAGCAGCAGATCCGGATTCTCTCCGGGGCGGCGGCGTCGGACCCGGCCGACCCCGGCCCGCCGATGCGCCGCATCCGCAGGCGGCACCGCAAAGCCCGCTCGGGCGACAGCGAGAAGCCGCGCAAGGTGTCCGCGGGGGCCAAGGATGCGGCGAGGGCCCCTTCCAAAGGCAAAGGGCGGGGCCGATCCAGGAAGAAGATGCGGCCGGAAGCTGGAGCTGCGGTTCCCATGGAAACCCAAGCGGAACAATGCAAGCCCGATGACGTGGAGAATAACGTCCTAACCCTGGTTTCTGTTGGATATGAGGCGGTTTCTTGTGAACTGAATGCAGCCGGAACAGTGTGA